In a single window of the Arachis hypogaea cultivar Tifrunner chromosome 6, arahy.Tifrunner.gnm2.J5K5, whole genome shotgun sequence genome:
- the LOC112696616 gene encoding protein CHUP1, chloroplastic: MESSTSKEDVLKPVILKASIPLAVTFGGLIYTWIKAKRCLSKAPSLSTNEAISNGNNSQQGEESCLSLASMEEYEGDSAFGETSVIHDYSENPCFEEEINSLRSQIEGMKMKELALRLQFDQFCGLREQELELGEIKNALSLEIARIGFLEREISSMEAEHKRLEDWRSENKLLQKRFKKLQRRSMAQYRIVKEQALMIKAEEAEILRCHDELRMKVNIIDELEDEIKKLQRELDQLQDHKNELLKKIDTLERLHASKIEVSREDYNHVVDELDHVKKEQADEAKELIHLRWTNACLRHEITRHHDNVHQHQHGDNNIELEPGGGSDNQVTHYDSDHDQSHDDDGSSFEHHSVSHFVSFRHGNNGTRSKSGKLLRRIKRWVEGTETSKT, encoded by the exons ATGGAAAGTTCAACATCAAAAGAAGATGTTCTAAAGCCAGTGATCCTCAAAGCTAGTATTCCTTTAGCTGTTACTTTTGGTGGTTTAATCTATACATGGATCAAAGCAAAGAGATGTTTATCTAAGGCTCCTTCCTTATCAACAAATGAAGCGATTTCTAATGGCAACAATTCTCAACAAGGTGAAGAAAGTTGCCTTAGCCTTGCTTCAATGGAAGAATATGAAGGAGACAGTGCGTTTGGTGAGACATCCGTGATCCATGATTACAGTGAAAATCCATGTTTTGAGGAAGAGATTAACAGCCTAAGAAGCCAGATTGAAGGTATGAAAATGAAGGAATTGGCCTTGAGGTTGCAGTTTGATCAGTTTTGTGGCTTGAGAGAGCAAGAACTTGAGCTTGGAGAAATCAAGAATGCACTTTCGCTTGAGATCGCCCGCATCGGTTTCTTGGAAAGGGAGATTTCATCCATGGAGGCAGAGCATAAGAGGTTGGAGGATTGGAGATCGGAGAATAAGTTGCTTCAGAAGAGGTTTAAGAAGCTGCAGAGGAGATCGATGGCGCAGTATCGCATTGTGAAGGAGCAGGCCTTGATGATCAAGGCAGAGGAAGCAGAAATCTTGAGATGCCATGATGAATTGAGAATGAAGGTTAACATTATTGATGAATTAGAGGATGAAATCAAGAAACTGCAAAGGGAATTGGATCAATTGCAGGATCACAAGAATGAACTTCTTAAGAAGATTGACACACTTGAAAGATTACATGCGTCTAAG ATTGAGGTAAGTAGGGAAGATTACAACCATGTTGTGGATGAATTggaccatgtgaagaaggaacaAGCAGATGAAGCTAAAGAACTGATTCACTTGCGTTGGACCAATGCTTGCTTAAGGCACGAGATAACAAGGCACCATGACAACGTACATCAGCATCAGCACGGAGACAACAACATAGAACTTGAACCTGGAGGAGGAAGCGATAATCAAGTTACTCATTATGACTCCGACCATGATCAATCACATGATGATGATGGTTCATCATTTGAGCATCACAGTGTTTCTCATTTTGTTTCCTTTCGTCACGGCAATAATGGAACTCGTTCGAAAAGCGGAAAGCTGCTTAGAAGGATAAAGAGATGGGTTGAAGGCACTGAAACAAGCAAAACTTAG